One genomic segment of Brassica napus cultivar Da-Ae chromosome A3, Da-Ae, whole genome shotgun sequence includes these proteins:
- the LOC106346820 gene encoding RNA pseudouridine synthase 1-like yields the protein MSASPLLLRNLFSANKILIKPYFANSVKAMEARHDLPITSLDYPKPISAPPPPISKDIELKRAIEASSKSSLFNLTRDDVLYEDEWLMAVDKPKGVYCESILSSAPKIIVDSSNEFHLANRLDRDTSGVMLITKSHKVAAKLVKAFTEHKIRKSYIALSIGPSPNWSKITVKSGHGRSKHGAWRVYAALDVGRVLPGGSFVRDMETTFEVVSINGENPQPSESESTIVVQGEPELSCVGDDVVVVRAFPRSGRTHQIRLHCQYLGIPIRGDVKYHGMYEWRGRTSEGHELHAESLSLDHPVTGDPLVIQAPLPCWAAGDV from the exons ATGTctgcttctcctcttctccttcGAAACCTCTTCTCAGCtaacaaaatacttataaaaccCTATTTCGCCAACTCCGTCAAAGCCATGGAAGCTCGACACGATCTCCCCATAACCAGTCTAGATTACCCTAAACCTATTTCTGCTCCGCCCCCTCCGATCTCGAAAGACATTGAACTCAAAAGAGCCATTGAAGCTTCTTCAAAATCGAGTCTCTTCAATCTTACAAGAGACGATGTGTTATACGAAGACGAATGGCTCATGGCCGTAGATAAGCCAAAAGGTGTCTACTGCGAATCTATTCTTTCCTCTGCTCCTAAGATCATCGTTG ATTCATCGAATGAGTTTCATCTCGCGAATAGGTTAGACCGTGACACTAGCGGCGTTATGCTCATAACTAAGTCCCATAAAGTCGCTGCTAAGCTCGTTAAAGCGTTCACAGAACACAAGATTCGCAAATCCTACATTGCTCTCTCCATTGGACCATCACCAAACTGGAGCAAGATCACGGTTAAGTCAGGTCATGGACGCTCCAAACACGGAGCTTGGCGCGTTTACGCTGCCTTGGATGTTGGTAGAGTCTTACCGGGAGGATCATTCGTTAGAGATATGGAGACAACATTTGAAGTTGTATCCATAAACGGGGAAAACCCCCAACCTTCTGAATCAGAAAGTACAATTGTTGTCCAGGGCGAACCAGAATTGAGTTGTGTCGGAGACGATGTTGTTGTGGTAAGGGCGTTCCCACGAAGTGGTAGGACGCATCAGATTAGGTTACATTGTCAATATCTTGGGATTCCGATTAGAGGAGATGTTAAGTATCATGGGATGTATGAGTGGAGAGGGAGAACATCCGAGGGTCATGAGCTTCATGCTGAGAGTTTGTCTTTGGATCATCCGGTTACAGGTGATCCTCTTGTTATCCAGGCTCCTCTTCCGTGTTGGGCTGCCGGAGATGTTTGA
- the LOC106346819 gene encoding peptide chain release factor PrfB2, chloroplastic, with translation MSSLIINRSRSRAVLLWKTHGIEIASIFSHAFADSVSASGFSSDATRSFKTTSSGFESRKISNLTFSRSNFVSTTRPLSSEAVPVASTCDGLTVERIIANQWPILDENESDWKSHAAAIAQSIQVIKRRLQWKKLLVRLRMLSVELNKPHLWDDPTHAGKISREHGSLTGKMKGVMTFERELLEHIDMLKLAKEENDSELESETMSALTEMRRVSKEKELEALLSAENDHCSCYIEVQAGAGGTESNDWASMVMDMYKTWAQRRKFSVTVVDEMPGEMAGIKRATIKLNGEYAYGYAKAEVGVHRLVRISPFDSGKRRHTSFAAVAVIPILGDGSTRVQINDSDIRIERFRSGGAGGQHANTTDSAVRIIHIPTGITATCQNERSQHMNKASAMAVLQSRLDQLEMARQTAMNAQHTQSLTEISWGNQIRTYVLHPYRMVKDLRTNYEVSDPDSVLEGDLDGFILSFLSSSLDKSDDEH, from the exons ATGTCATCGTTGATCATCAATAGATCACGAAGCAGAGCTGTCCTACTCTGGAAAACCCATGGAATCGAAATCGCAAGTATTTTCTCCCACGCGTTTGCAGATTCAGTTTCGGCTTCTGGGTTCTCCTCGGATGCAACAAGAAGCTTCAAAACTACATCTTCTGGATTCGAATCTAGAAAAATTAGCAACTTGACTTTTTCCAGAAGCAATTTCGTCTCCACGACTCGACCATTGAGCTCAGAAGCTGTACCTGTTGCTTCGACTTGTGACGGACTTACGGTGGAACGAATCATAGCTAACCAATGGCCGATTTTAGACGAAAACGAGAGTGATTGGAAGAGCCACGCTGCAGCAATTGCACAGTCCATTCAAGTCATCAAGAGACGCTTGCAG tGGAAAAAACTGTTGGTGAGGCTTAGAATGTTATCTGTAGAGTTGAATAAGCCTCATCTCTGGGATGATCCAACTCATGCTGGTAAGATAAGCCGAGAGCACGGTTCGCTCACAGGGAAAATGAAAGGCGTTATGACGTTTGAGAGAGAGTTGCTTGAACACATTGACATGTTAAAACTCGCTAAAGAGGAGAATGACTCAGAGTTAGAATCG GAAACTATGAGTGCATTGACCGAAATGAGAAGGGTTTCGAAAGAGAAAGAACTGGAGGCTTTATTATCTGCTGAGAATGATCATTGTTCCTGCTACATAGAG GTTCAAGCTGGAGCTGGAGGAACCGAGAGCAACGATTGGGCATCAATGGTAATGGACATGTACAAAACATGGGCTCAACGACGCAAATTCTCTGTCACTGTCGTCGATGAAATGCCTGGGGAGATGGCAGGAATCAAG CGTGCGACAATCAAACTGAATGGTGAATACGCCTATGGATATGCAAAAGCAGAAGTTGGAGTTCATAGGCTGGTGCGTATATCACCGTTTGATAGTGGAAAACGGAGGCACACATCATTTGCTGCGGTTGCGGTGATTCCGATTTTAGGTGACGGGTCGACCCGAGTGCAGATCAATGACTCGGATATCCGGATAGAGCGGTTCCGTTCTGGAGGAGCTGGTGGACAGCATGCTAACACGACGGACAGTGCTGTAAGAATCATTCACATACCAACTGGCATAACAGCAACTTGTCAGAATGAAAG GTCGCAGCATATGAATAAGGCTTCAGCAATGGCAGTGCTACAGTCACGACTAGACCAACTAGAAATGGCTCGTCAGACAGCAATGAATGCGCAACATACACAATCACTAACCGAGATCAGTTGGGGAAATCAGATTAGAACTTATGTTCTCCAT CCATACAGAATGGTGAAGGATCTGAGAACAAACTACGAAGTCTCTGATCCTGACTCAGTTCTTGAAGGAGATTTGGATGGTTTCATATTGAGcttcttatcttcttctttggaCAAAAGTGATGATGAACATTAA